The following coding sequences lie in one Salvelinus sp. IW2-2015 unplaced genomic scaffold, ASM291031v2 Un_scaffold3201, whole genome shotgun sequence genomic window:
- the LOC112075499 gene encoding noggin-3-like, with protein MDNSYCFLAMSMLVLSLGFRIEEGMCQHYYLLRPIPSDTLPIVELKEDPDPVLDPKERDLNETELRSNLGSHFDPHFMSITPPEDKYSGNEDLSDSEMRQKPSVAMPKEIKAMEFEIQQGKKHKPSKKLRRRLQLWLWSYTFCPVVYTWNDLGNRFWPRYVKVGSCYNKRSCSVPEGMVCKPAKSAHFTILRWRCLQRKGGLKCAWIPVQYPIISECKCSCSN; from the coding sequence ATGGATAACTCGTACTGTTTCCTGGCCATGTCCATGCTGGTTCTGTCCCTCGGGTTTAGGATAGAGGAGGGCATGTGCCAACATTACTACCTCCTCCGTCCCATCCCCAGCGACACTCTCCCCATAGTGGAGCTCAAAGAGGACCCAGACCCTGTCCTGGATCCGAAAGAACGGGACCTGAACGAGACCGAACTAAGATCCAACTTGGGTAGTCACTTCGATCCTCACTTCATGTCCATCACCCCGCCAGAGGACAAGTACTCGGGCAACGAGGACCTGAGCGACTCGGAGATGCGTCAGAAGCCATCCGTCGCGATGCCCAAAGAGATCAAAGCCATGGAGTTTGAGATCCAGCAAGGCAAGAAGCACAAGCCAAGTAAAAAACTCAGAAGAAGGCTGCAACTGTGGCTGTGGTCTTACACCTTCTGTCCAGTTGTTTATACATGGAACGACCTCGGGAACAGATTCTGGCCACGCTACGTGAAGGTGGGGAGCTGCTACAATAAGCGTTCTTGTTCGGTCCCTGAAGGGATGGTTTGCAAACCTGCCAAATCGGCCCATTTTACGATCTTAAGATGGAGGTGCCTGCAGAGAAAGGGAGGTCTGAAATGCGCTTGGATACCAGTTCAGTACCCCATTATATCTGAGTGCAAATGCTCCTGCTCGAACTGA